From Cyclopterus lumpus isolate fCycLum1 chromosome 4, fCycLum1.pri, whole genome shotgun sequence, a single genomic window includes:
- the LOC117729938 gene encoding uncharacterized protein LOC117729938, with protein MARNAEKQQGKLNRLWLQKERDEGRLKDVHERRPKLSTLNSAASLKKWIPSIKKEIEYYLQQSQLSHYPERKIAEFQLRMEALERDTPSPRESHDGSGQLSDSAGGGTGCHKPSSDPGRKPPLGVQTLVPADPNSEAACADQDRPLTFDHARLAVAAAAFRGPPPPRGSAQTRSLARVLHSGLPNLSNAAARLTILGSAVAQKGAAEDREERTGHVLGLDCYSSSDEERDT; from the exons ATGGCACGAAACGCGGAGAAGCAGCAGGGGAAGCTGAACAGACTGTGGctccagaaagagagagacg aGGGACGCCTCAAGGACGTTCATGAGCGGAGACCCAAGCTG TCTACTCTTAATTCCGCCGCCTCTCTGAAAAAGTGGATTCCCAGCATCAAGAAGGAAATAGAGTATTATTTACAG CAATCGCAGCTGTCTCATTACCCGGAGAGGAAGATCGCCGAGTTCCAGCTGCGCATGGAGGCCTTGGAACG TGACACCCCCTCGCCCCGTGAGTCACATGACGGGAGCGGTCAGCTGAGCGACTCGGCCGGCGGCGGGACAGGATGTCACAAACCCTCGTCGGACCCCGGGAGAAAGCCGCCTCTCGGGGTTCAAACCCTCGTCCCCGCCGACCCAAACTCAGAGGCCGCCTGTGCAGACCAAGACCGGCCCCTCACCTTTGATCACGCGAGGCTGGCGGTGGCCGCCGCCGCGTTCAGggggccgccgccgccgcgagGCTCCGCCCAGACACGCAGCCTCGCCCGGGTTCTGCACTCCGGCCTGCCGAACCTGAGTAACGCCGCGGCGAGGCTGACGATTTTAGGGTCCGCGGTTGCACAGAAAGGCGCCGCCGAGGACCGCGAGGAGAGGACGGGTCACGTCCTGGGACTGGACTGTTACTCTTCGTCCGATGAGGAGCGCGACACGTGA
- the LOC117729631 gene encoding uncharacterized protein LOC117729631, which translates to MARNAEKQQGKLNRLWLQKERDEGRLKDVHERRPKLSTLNSAASLKKWIPSIKKEIEYYLQQSQLSHYPERKIAEFQLRMEALEREYKRFTTKLRVVDPACKHKPWTPRAYCKKSPGIVTPPRPRESHDGSGQLSDSAGGGTGCHKPSSDPGRKPPLGVQTLVPADPNSEAACADQDRPLTFDHARLAVAAAAFRGPPPPRGSAQTRSLARVLHSGLPNLSNAAARLTILGSAVAQKGAAEDREERTGHVLGLDCYSSSDEERDT; encoded by the exons ATGGCACGAAACGCGGAGAAGCAGCAGGGGAAGCTGAACAGACTGTGGctccagaaagagagagacg aGGGACGCCTCAAGGACGTTCATGAGCGGAGACCCAAGCTG TCTACTCTTAATTCCGCCGCCTCTCTGAAAAAGTGGATCCCCAGCATCAAGAAGGAAATAGAGTATTATTTACAG CAATCGCAGCTGTCTCATTACCCGGAGAGGAAGATCGCCGAGTTCCAGCTGCGCATGGAGGCCTTGGAACGAGAGTACAAGAGGTTCACCACCAAGCTGCGAGTGGTGGACCCGGCCTGCAAACACAAGCCCTGGACGCCGCGAGCGTACTGCAAGAAGTCCCCGGGCAtcg TGACACCCCCTCGGCCCCGTGAGTCACATGACGGGAGCGGTCAGCTGAGCGACTCGGCCGGCGGCGGGACAGGATGTCACAAACCCTCGTCGGACCCCGGGAGAAAGCCGCCTCTCGGGGTTCAAACCCTCGTCCCCGCCGACCCAAACTCAGAGGCCGCCTGTGCAGACCAAGACCGGCCCCTCACCTTTGATCACGCGAGGCTGGCGGTGGCCGCCGCCGCGTTCAGggggccgccgccgccgcgagGCTCCGCCCAGACACGCAGCCTCGCCCGGGTTCTGCACTCCGGCCTGCCGAACCTGAGTAACGCCGCGGCGAGGCTGACGATTTTAGGGTCCGCGGTTGCACAGAAAGGCGCCGCCGAGGACCGCGAGGAGAGGACGGGTCACGTCCTGGGACTGGACTGTTACTCTTCGTCCGATGAGGAGCGCGACACGTGA